Proteins from a genomic interval of Treponema succinifaciens DSM 2489:
- a CDS encoding exodeoxyribonuclease III — MKFISWNVNGLRAVMGKNFMEAFGSLDADFFCLQETKLQAGQIQMELPDYHQFWNYAEKKGYSGTAVFTKHEPISASYGIGIAEHDTEGRVITLEYEKFFLVTVYTPNSQDELRRLEYRMKWEDDFRAYLKTLALKKGVIVCGDMNVAHEEIDIKNPKTNRRNAGFTDEERGKMTELLSSGFTDSFRHFYPDTAGVYSWWSYRFHAREKNTGWRIDYFLVSDSIKDKMTGAKIHTEILGSDHCPVELDMEF, encoded by the coding sequence ATGAAATTCATCTCGTGGAACGTGAACGGACTTCGCGCCGTGATGGGAAAAAACTTTATGGAGGCGTTCGGCTCGCTCGACGCGGATTTTTTCTGCCTGCAGGAGACAAAGCTCCAGGCCGGGCAGATTCAGATGGAGCTCCCGGACTATCATCAGTTCTGGAACTACGCCGAAAAAAAAGGCTACTCAGGAACAGCGGTTTTCACAAAGCACGAGCCTATTTCCGCAAGCTACGGAATCGGAATCGCAGAGCACGACACGGAAGGCCGCGTAATCACACTTGAATACGAGAAATTTTTTCTTGTGACGGTCTACACGCCGAATTCACAGGACGAGCTTCGCCGCCTTGAATACAGAATGAAATGGGAGGACGACTTCCGCGCGTATCTAAAAACGCTCGCCCTTAAAAAAGGCGTGATTGTCTGCGGAGACATGAACGTCGCCCACGAGGAAATCGACATCAAGAATCCCAAGACGAACCGCCGAAACGCCGGATTCACGGACGAGGAGCGCGGAAAAATGACAGAGCTGCTTTCGTCAGGATTCACGGACAGCTTCCGCCACTTCTACCCCGACACCGCCGGAGTCTACAGCTGGTGGTCGTACAGATTCCACGCCCGCGAAAAGAACACAGGCTGGCGGATCGACTATTTCCTCGTTTCCGACAGCATAAAGGACAAGATGACCGGCGCGAAAATCCACACGGAAATTCTTGGAAGCGACCACTGCCCGGTCGAGCTGGATATGGAATTTTAA
- a CDS encoding DUF7723 family protein → MNTEKIKELADNAEVIICGYAFSKCENGFYKK, encoded by the coding sequence TTGAATACTGAAAAAATCAAGGAACTGGCAGACAACGCGGAAGTAATCATCTGCGGATACGCATTCTCAAAATGTGAAAACGGATTCTACAAAAAATAA
- the pflA gene encoding pyruvate formate-lyase-activating protein — MQGYIHQLESFGSVDGPGVRFIIFFSGCPLRCKYCHNPDTWDMAKGKLYTADELLNEALSCKAYWGAKGGITVSGGEPLMQLDFLLELFTKAKEKGVNTCIDTAGGPFTKEGEWFEKFKKLMEVTDILLMDIKHIDEEEHIKLTGRTGKNIIEMFRYLDEIKKPIWIRHVLVPGITDNDEYLLRTRDFIRTLSNVQRVEILPYHGLGAMKYKDLGIDYVLKDTESPSAERVANAKKILECEKYDGWKK; from the coding sequence ATGCAAGGATATATTCATCAGCTGGAATCTTTTGGTTCTGTGGACGGACCGGGCGTTCGTTTTATAATCTTTTTTTCAGGCTGTCCTTTAAGATGCAAATATTGCCACAACCCGGACACTTGGGACATGGCAAAGGGCAAGCTTTACACTGCGGATGAGCTTTTAAATGAAGCTTTAAGCTGCAAGGCTTATTGGGGCGCAAAAGGTGGAATCACGGTTTCTGGCGGAGAGCCTTTAATGCAGCTTGATTTTTTGCTTGAGCTTTTTACAAAGGCAAAGGAAAAAGGAGTCAACACTTGCATCGACACTGCCGGTGGTCCGTTCACAAAAGAAGGCGAATGGTTTGAAAAATTCAAAAAGCTTATGGAAGTTACAGACATTCTTCTGATGGACATTAAGCACATTGATGAAGAGGAACACATAAAACTTACCGGTCGCACTGGAAAAAATATAATTGAAATGTTCCGCTATCTTGATGAAATTAAAAAGCCAATCTGGATTCGCCATGTTCTTGTTCCGGGCATTACAGACAATGATGAATATCTTTTGCGCACAAGAGATTTTATCCGCACACTTTCGAATGTTCAACGTGTGGAAATTCTTCCTTACCACGGACTTGGCGCAATGAAATACAAGGACCTTGGCATTGACTACGTTTTAAAAGATACAGAAAGTCCTTCCGCGGAACGTGTGGCAAATGCGAAAAAAATCCTTGAATGCGAAAAATATGACGGCTGGAAAAAGTAA
- a CDS encoding HD-GYP domain-containing protein: MGENDDVLTEIIPFIQDLIPGIPAALVLFLTKVAFFIFVCNLFAFIVFGLALHFKRRISAKRYLKNLPVSKDLEKIEPELRKKLFNLVRQCVVLGSVIDSYTNRKSNSKKVSMIVFSFLKDKEPLERILFYAAAMVYDAGYLEFKQSLFHSEVLSRKEEIFLRTHVARGLFQLDFVPYEYKSIFWEAVFFHHENQNGTGFPDGLNGDKIPYVARLIHLTEDYVSLVRQDGYKKSLSRKKALDELKKVSFKYDPELLLLLEKILLTRKK; encoded by the coding sequence ATGGGCGAAAACGACGATGTTCTGACAGAAATTATTCCTTTTATTCAGGATTTGATTCCGGGAATTCCTGCCGCTCTTGTTTTGTTTTTGACAAAGGTTGCTTTTTTTATTTTTGTCTGCAACTTGTTTGCTTTTATTGTCTTTGGTCTTGCTCTTCATTTTAAAAGAAGAATTTCAGCGAAAAGATATTTAAAGAATCTTCCAGTTTCAAAAGACTTGGAAAAAATCGAGCCTGAGCTTAGAAAAAAACTTTTTAACCTTGTGCGTCAATGCGTTGTTCTTGGGTCTGTAATTGATTCTTATACAAACAGAAAATCAAATTCAAAAAAAGTCAGCATGATTGTATTTAGTTTTTTAAAAGACAAGGAGCCTTTGGAGCGGATTCTTTTTTATGCAGCGGCAATGGTTTACGATGCTGGTTATTTGGAATTCAAGCAGTCGCTTTTTCATTCGGAAGTTTTAAGCAGAAAAGAAGAAATTTTTTTGCGCACTCATGTTGCAAGAGGACTTTTTCAGCTTGATTTTGTTCCGTATGAATATAAAAGCATATTTTGGGAAGCGGTGTTTTTTCATCATGAAAATCAAAATGGAACTGGATTTCCAGACGGACTTAATGGAGATAAAATTCCTTATGTGGCGCGTCTTATTCATTTGACGGAAGATTACGTTTCTCTTGTGCGGCAGGACGGATATAAAAAATCTTTGTCCAGAAAAAAAGCGTTGGACGAGCTGAAAAAAGTTTCATTTAAATATGACCCGGAGCTTCTTCTGCTTCTTGAAAAAATTTTGCTTACGCGTAAAAAATAA
- the pepT gene encoding peptidase T, with translation MEDKLNIKNSLLERFLKYVKIWSESDSQKADSGIMPSTSGQNEMASVLCAELKSLGLENVQTTEHCYTYGILPANGSAESSICLLAHIDTSEEVSGKNVNPKIHKNYSGGKIILCGAELDPQKDSALSLAAKNVETIITGDGTTLLGADDKAGVAEIVSCLEYLFSHSELKHPAIEVIFSPDEETGHGMDKVPLELLKSKCAYTVDGGHIGELETECFNAFRSDVVFKGNATHTGTARGTMVNAISMASSFVSNLPAGERPETTDGRQGFFAPISIEGSIEESKVSLLLRDFSADGMEKRKSTVELLAKAVSELFGGKAEVLHTQQYLNMKENLDKNPKVAERLISAYKASGIEPVFTPIRGGTDGSRLTEMGIPCPNIFTGGHNFHSRNEWASLDQMIKAVEVLVHLCCGEDFPQIIFCPN, from the coding sequence ATGGAAGATAAATTAAATATAAAAAATTCTTTGCTTGAGCGGTTTTTGAAATATGTAAAAATTTGGAGCGAAAGCGATTCTCAGAAAGCTGATTCTGGAATTATGCCCAGCACTTCCGGTCAGAACGAAATGGCTTCTGTTTTGTGCGCTGAATTAAAATCGCTTGGACTTGAAAATGTCCAGACAACGGAGCATTGCTATACTTATGGAATTCTTCCTGCGAACGGTTCCGCGGAATCTTCAATTTGTCTTCTTGCACACATAGATACTTCTGAAGAAGTTTCCGGAAAAAACGTAAATCCAAAGATTCACAAAAACTATTCAGGTGGAAAAATTATTCTTTGCGGCGCAGAACTTGATCCGCAAAAAGATTCAGCACTTTCTCTTGCTGCAAAAAATGTCGAAACAATTATAACGGGCGACGGAACAACATTGCTTGGTGCGGATGATAAAGCCGGCGTTGCGGAAATTGTTTCGTGCCTTGAATATCTTTTTAGCCATTCGGAACTAAAGCATCCTGCGATTGAAGTTATTTTTTCCCCGGATGAAGAAACAGGACACGGCATGGATAAAGTTCCGCTTGAGCTTTTAAAGTCAAAATGCGCTTACACTGTGGACGGCGGACATATCGGCGAGCTTGAAACAGAATGTTTTAATGCGTTCAGGAGCGACGTTGTGTTCAAGGGAAATGCGACTCACACTGGAACTGCGCGTGGCACAATGGTAAACGCAATCAGCATGGCTTCATCCTTTGTTTCAAATCTTCCTGCTGGAGAACGCCCGGAAACAACAGACGGCAGGCAAGGATTTTTTGCGCCGATTTCAATTGAAGGTTCTATAGAAGAATCAAAGGTTTCTCTTTTGCTCCGCGATTTTTCTGCGGATGGAATGGAAAAAAGAAAATCTACGGTTGAGCTTCTTGCAAAAGCTGTTTCTGAGCTTTTTGGCGGAAAGGCTGAAGTTTTGCACACGCAGCAATATTTGAACATGAAAGAAAATCTAGACAAGAATCCGAAAGTCGCAGAGAGGCTCATTTCAGCATATAAAGCAAGCGGAATCGAGCCGGTTTTTACTCCGATTCGTGGTGGCACTGACGGTTCCAGGCTTACGGAAATGGGAATTCCTTGCCCGAATATTTTTACAGGCGGACACAATTTTCATTCACGCAATGAATGGGCTAGCCTTGACCAGATGATAAAAGCAGTTGAAGTTCTAGTTCATCTTTGCTGTGGTGAAGATTTTCCGCAGATAATATTTTGCCCAAATTGA
- the murA gene encoding UDP-N-acetylglucosamine 1-carboxyvinyltransferase, with product MYEYRIEGGFPIKGTIKASGNKNAALPCIAASLLTSEKVILRNIPEIEDTGVMLLILQSFGAKVEKLSENAWEINASEISRNDIPPELSKKIRASILFAGPLLARTGKAIMPPPGGDVIGRRRLDTHFLALEELGARVSIDRKFEFSANKLVGSDIFLDETSVTATENAVMAAVLAEGSTEITNAASEPHVQDLCNMLNAMGAKISGVGSNILKIEGVKKLKGCDFSIGPDFMEIGSFIGLAAATHGSIKIEGIRVNDLRPLRISFNKLGIRWDIEEDVLTVSADQEMKVNTDLGGMIPKIDDSPWPGFPPDLTSIMTVVATQVEGTVLIFEKMFESRMFFVDKLISMGARITLCDPHRAVVAGPSSLHGEHLVSPDVRAGMAMVIAALCARGESRISNVYQIERGYENLVERLKSLGAHIEKIDVA from the coding sequence ATGTATGAATATAGAATAGAAGGCGGTTTTCCGATAAAGGGAACTATAAAAGCAAGCGGAAACAAAAATGCGGCTCTTCCTTGCATTGCGGCTTCCTTGCTTACTTCCGAAAAAGTTATTTTACGAAATATTCCAGAAATTGAAGATACAGGCGTTATGCTTTTGATCTTGCAGTCGTTTGGCGCAAAAGTTGAAAAGCTTTCTGAAAATGCGTGGGAAATAAATGCTTCTGAAATATCACGCAATGATATTCCTCCCGAGCTTAGCAAGAAAATCCGCGCTTCAATTCTTTTTGCAGGACCTTTGCTTGCCCGCACTGGAAAAGCTATAATGCCGCCTCCTGGTGGAGATGTCATTGGCCGCCGCCGTCTTGACACTCATTTTCTTGCGCTTGAGGAGCTTGGCGCGCGTGTTTCAATAGATAGAAAATTTGAGTTCAGCGCGAATAAGCTTGTTGGCTCTGATATTTTCCTTGACGAAACTTCTGTTACTGCCACAGAAAATGCTGTTATGGCGGCTGTTCTTGCAGAAGGTTCAACAGAAATTACAAATGCGGCTAGCGAGCCTCATGTTCAGGATTTATGCAATATGCTGAATGCAATGGGCGCAAAAATTTCAGGAGTCGGATCAAATATTTTAAAGATTGAAGGTGTTAAAAAACTCAAGGGCTGCGATTTTTCGATTGGTCCGGATTTTATGGAAATAGGTTCGTTCATTGGACTTGCTGCCGCCACTCATGGCTCTATAAAGATTGAAGGAATCCGTGTAAATGATTTGCGTCCGCTGCGGATTTCTTTTAATAAACTTGGAATCCGCTGGGATATTGAAGAAGATGTTCTTACAGTTTCTGCAGATCAGGAAATGAAAGTGAACACAGATTTAGGCGGAATGATTCCAAAAATTGATGACAGTCCTTGGCCGGGATTTCCGCCGGATTTAACTTCGATTATGACAGTTGTTGCAACCCAGGTTGAGGGAACTGTTTTGATTTTTGAAAAAATGTTTGAAAGCCGAATGTTCTTTGTGGACAAGCTTATAAGCATGGGCGCGCGCATTACACTTTGCGATCCTCACCGTGCAGTTGTCGCTGGTCCAAGTTCTCTTCATGGCGAGCATCTTGTTTCTCCTGATGTCCGTGCTGGAATGGCAATGGTTATTGCGGCTCTTTGCGCCCGTGGAGAAAGCCGGATTAGCAATGTGTATCAGATTGAACGCGGCTACGAAAACCTTGTGGAACGCTTAAAATCCCTTGGCGCGCATATAGAAAAAATAGATGTCGCTTAA
- the thrS gene encoding threonine--tRNA ligase yields the protein MAVDEKLQTIRHSCAHVMAEAVLNLFPGTKIAIGPAIENGFYYDFDFPEGHKVCAEDFASIEKEMRKIISGNHDFIRKEVSKSEALELFKDQPYKEELIKELPEGEVITTYEQDGYLDLCRGPHVANTKEINQQSFKLMSIAGAYWKGDVKRPMLTRIYAVCFYKPNDLKDYITMLEEADKRDHRKLGVQLDLFHLDPEDPGQIFWHPNGWTMYVTLQDYMREKIRKDGYMEVNTPAIMPRSLWERSGHWGHYQKNMFVTESEKRMFAIKPMNCPGALEIFNSRVRSYKDLPLRLAEFGHCVRNEPSGTLHGIMRVRGFVQDDAHIICTEDQIESEVSKFCRLLLDVYKDFGFDKNLLVKLSTMPEDHVGDLETWQHAEKALAAACKSAGMEYEIQPGEGAFYGPKLEFTLIDALGRQWQCGTIQLDYQLPSAERLNAEYIGADNQKHHPVMLHRAVLGSLERFLGILIENYAGVFPAWLSFEQVAVVPVAPEFNAYAEKVADELKSLGVRANAYTDDSNMKNKIKNISTEHRTPYILVVGEKEQGENSVTCRFRFSSKIPQKTFALKEFEDYVLDKIRTHYNGI from the coding sequence ATGGCAGTTGATGAAAAATTACAGACAATACGCCACAGTTGTGCGCACGTAATGGCAGAAGCGGTTTTGAATCTTTTTCCGGGAACAAAAATTGCAATCGGTCCTGCAATAGAAAATGGTTTTTATTACGATTTTGATTTTCCAGAGGGACACAAAGTCTGCGCGGAAGATTTTGCTTCAATAGAAAAAGAAATGCGCAAAATTATTTCTGGTAACCATGATTTTATCCGCAAAGAAGTTTCAAAGTCAGAAGCGCTTGAGCTTTTTAAAGATCAGCCTTACAAAGAAGAGCTTATAAAGGAGCTTCCAGAAGGCGAAGTTATAACAACTTATGAGCAGGACGGCTATCTTGATTTGTGCCGCGGTCCTCATGTTGCGAATACAAAGGAAATAAATCAGCAGTCATTTAAACTTATGAGTATTGCCGGAGCTTATTGGAAAGGAGACGTAAAACGTCCGATGCTTACACGCATTTACGCAGTTTGCTTTTACAAGCCGAATGATTTAAAAGATTATATTACGATGCTTGAAGAGGCGGACAAACGCGATCACCGCAAACTTGGCGTGCAGCTTGATTTGTTCCATCTTGATCCGGAAGATCCAGGTCAGATTTTCTGGCATCCGAATGGCTGGACAATGTACGTAACTTTGCAGGACTATATGCGCGAAAAAATCCGTAAAGACGGTTATATGGAAGTAAATACACCGGCTATAATGCCTCGCAGTTTGTGGGAGCGTTCTGGGCACTGGGGACATTATCAGAAAAATATGTTCGTTACTGAAAGTGAAAAGCGTATGTTTGCAATCAAACCCATGAACTGTCCTGGCGCGCTTGAAATTTTCAATTCAAGAGTCCGCTCTTATAAAGATTTGCCTTTGCGTCTTGCGGAATTCGGGCATTGTGTTCGCAACGAGCCGAGCGGAACTTTGCATGGAATTATGCGTGTACGCGGATTTGTTCAGGACGATGCTCATATTATCTGTACAGAAGATCAGATTGAAAGTGAAGTTTCTAAATTCTGCCGTTTGCTTCTTGATGTTTATAAAGACTTTGGATTTGACAAAAATCTTCTTGTAAAACTTTCCACAATGCCTGAAGATCATGTTGGCGATTTGGAAACTTGGCAGCACGCAGAAAAAGCGTTGGCAGCGGCTTGCAAGTCAGCAGGAATGGAATATGAAATTCAGCCTGGCGAAGGCGCATTCTACGGACCTAAACTTGAGTTCACGCTTATTGACGCTCTTGGCCGTCAGTGGCAATGCGGAACAATTCAGCTTGACTATCAGCTTCCAAGCGCGGAGCGTCTTAACGCTGAATATATCGGTGCGGACAATCAAAAGCATCATCCTGTAATGCTTCATCGCGCAGTTCTTGGTTCTCTTGAGCGTTTCCTTGGAATTCTGATTGAAAATTATGCTGGTGTTTTCCCGGCTTGGCTTTCGTTTGAGCAGGTGGCGGTTGTTCCTGTTGCTCCGGAATTCAACGCTTATGCTGAAAAAGTTGCTGATGAACTTAAATCGCTTGGCGTGCGTGCAAATGCTTATACAGACGACAGCAACATGAAAAATAAAATCAAGAATATTTCAACGGAACACAGAACTCCATATATTCTTGTTGTTGGAGAAAAAGAGCAGGGAGAAAATTCCGTCACTTGCCGCTTTAGATTTTCATCCAAAATTCCGCAGAAAACATTTGCTCTCAAGGAATTTGAAGATTATGTTTTGGACAAAATCAGAACGCATTACAACGGAATTTAA
- a CDS encoding C40 family peptidase has translation MYHKIYKLSFYFIFSLIIIQGIFAAPKVSERRQKLITYSLSLVGTKYVYGGTDPETGFDCSGFIDYAVKNGAGIQLPRTANEIYNSSRILKIDPKEKEPGDLMFFKNDPNSDRVTHIGLYCGVYRGPITEFNGKRVFVSAVSDGPKTGVQLTLISERFWKNHFFGYGRILPRTKVQAQNTKTQNARVQKK, from the coding sequence ATGTACCACAAAATTTACAAACTTTCATTTTATTTTATTTTTTCCCTTATAATTATTCAGGGAATCTTTGCAGCCCCGAAAGTTTCAGAAAGAAGACAAAAACTCATAACATATTCGCTTTCACTTGTAGGAACAAAATATGTTTACGGCGGAACAGATCCGGAAACAGGATTCGACTGCAGCGGATTCATAGATTATGCAGTTAAAAACGGAGCAGGCATTCAGCTTCCGCGCACCGCAAACGAAATTTACAACAGCAGCCGCATACTAAAAATCGACCCAAAGGAAAAAGAGCCAGGCGACTTGATGTTCTTTAAAAACGACCCGAACTCTGACCGCGTAACACATATCGGACTTTATTGTGGAGTTTACCGCGGACCGATCACTGAATTCAACGGAAAGCGCGTTTTCGTTTCAGCAGTAAGCGACGGACCAAAAACAGGAGTTCAACTCACATTGATTAGTGAACGTTTTTGGAAAAACCATTTCTTTGGATATGGAAGAATTCTTCCGCGCACAAAAGTACAAGCTCAAAACACAAAAACACAAAATGCAAGAGTACAAAAAAAGTAA
- the fabV gene encoding enoyl-ACP reductase FabV: MIIKPMIRSNMCINAHPIGCAKETENQINYVIAQKAKRGTKTLAEGGKAPRTVLVLGCSTGYGLASRITAAFEYGADTIGVSFEKQPTQVKGGTPGWYNNMAFDKAAEKAGLKTKTFNADAYSDECRAEVIKQLKDWGAKADLVIYSLASPVRTDPDTKVMYRSVIKPINQVYSGASLDMMTGKITQASTQPAEGDEIPNTVKVMGGEDWERWIKQLSEADVLADGCRTLAYSYIGPSLSHPIYRDGTIGEAKKDLEKRAHNIDAALKAKGGAAYVSVNKGLITRSSSVIPIITQYLGVLFKIMKKQGTHEGCIEQMERLFAERLYTADGKVPVDSENRIRMDDWEMDPKVQDEVNKVMPAVTEENVNELVDLDGIRHDFLIINGFDVDGVDYNKEVTDMSKIEY, from the coding sequence ATGATTATTAAACCGATGATCCGCAGCAATATGTGTATCAATGCTCATCCAATTGGCTGTGCAAAAGAAACTGAAAATCAGATTAATTATGTTATAGCTCAGAAAGCAAAGCGCGGAACTAAGACTTTAGCGGAAGGCGGAAAAGCTCCAAGGACTGTTCTTGTTCTTGGTTGCTCTACAGGCTATGGACTTGCAAGCAGAATTACAGCAGCTTTTGAATATGGAGCTGACACAATCGGAGTTTCATTTGAAAAGCAGCCTACACAGGTAAAAGGCGGAACTCCCGGCTGGTACAACAACATGGCATTTGACAAGGCCGCAGAAAAAGCCGGATTAAAGACAAAGACTTTCAATGCGGACGCTTACAGCGATGAATGCCGCGCGGAAGTTATAAAGCAGCTTAAAGACTGGGGCGCAAAAGCTGACCTTGTTATTTATTCTTTGGCAAGTCCTGTCCGCACAGATCCTGATACAAAAGTTATGTACCGTTCAGTAATCAAGCCTATTAATCAGGTTTATTCTGGAGCATCTCTTGATATGATGACTGGAAAAATTACTCAGGCTTCAACACAGCCGGCGGAAGGAGATGAAATTCCGAACACTGTAAAAGTAATGGGCGGCGAAGACTGGGAAAGATGGATTAAGCAGCTTTCAGAGGCAGATGTTCTTGCAGACGGATGCCGCACTTTGGCTTATTCTTACATCGGACCTTCTCTTTCTCATCCAATTTACCGCGACGGAACAATCGGCGAGGCAAAAAAAGACTTGGAAAAACGCGCGCACAATATTGACGCTGCTCTTAAGGCAAAAGGAGGAGCTGCTTATGTAAGTGTTAACAAGGGACTTATTACACGTTCATCTTCAGTTATACCGATTATCACACAGTACCTTGGAGTTCTTTTCAAGATTATGAAGAAGCAGGGAACTCACGAAGGATGCATTGAACAGATGGAGCGTTTGTTTGCTGAGCGCCTTTACACTGCCGACGGAAAGGTTCCTGTAGATTCAGAAAATAGAATCCGCATGGATGACTGGGAAATGGATCCAAAAGTTCAGGATGAAGTGAACAAAGTTATGCCGGCTGTTACAGAAGAAAATGTAAACGAGCTTGTTGACTTGGACGGAATCCGCCACGACTTCCTGATTATAAATGGCTTCGATGTTGATGGTGTTGACTACAACAAAGAAGTTACTGATATGTCAAAAATAGAATACTAG
- a CDS encoding endo-1,4-beta-xylanase: MKNQIHFFIALFFTVLLCSCGKSFKYAAKDNGFYSGMAVTVGDIFNPETIKILQNDCSIIVYENSMKWANLRPNKNFWNWNDIDSLVEFAEKNNMRVKWHTLFWHQQNSPFVSSSWTREQAIQMMNEHIETIMSRYKGKIAEYDVVNEMFNEDGSMRQNIWYKTIGADYIELALKKAHQVDPDAKLLLNEFNNEEKGHPKADAMYNLVKNLKERGIPIDGVGMQLHLDARISYSEDAIRQNIQRYEDLGIAVSFSEVDVRIPIENSKAYESAQENIYLMLYKIASEMPNVTSFITWGISDKHSWVPYTFPGTGNALLYDEDFKPKPVYNEILKELKK; the protein is encoded by the coding sequence GTGAAAAATCAAATACACTTTTTTATTGCGTTATTTTTTACTGTACTTCTTTGTTCCTGTGGAAAATCCTTTAAATATGCCGCAAAAGACAACGGTTTTTATTCCGGAATGGCGGTTACTGTAGGGGATATTTTTAATCCTGAAACTATAAAAATATTGCAGAATGATTGTTCCATCATTGTTTATGAAAATAGCATGAAGTGGGCAAATTTAAGACCTAATAAAAATTTTTGGAACTGGAATGACATTGATTCTCTTGTAGAATTTGCAGAAAAAAATAATATGCGTGTAAAATGGCATACACTCTTTTGGCATCAGCAAAATTCCCCTTTTGTTTCAAGTTCATGGACAAGAGAACAGGCTATACAAATGATGAATGAACATATTGAGACAATCATGTCGCGCTATAAAGGAAAAATTGCAGAATATGATGTTGTTAATGAAATGTTCAATGAAGATGGTTCTATGCGTCAAAATATATGGTACAAAACTATTGGCGCAGACTATATTGAACTTGCTCTTAAAAAAGCACATCAGGTAGATCCAGATGCGAAATTGCTTTTAAATGAATTTAATAATGAAGAAAAAGGGCATCCAAAAGCAGATGCCATGTATAATCTAGTTAAAAATTTAAAAGAGCGAGGAATTCCTATTGACGGTGTTGGAATGCAGCTCCATCTTGATGCAAGAATAAGTTATAGCGAAGATGCAATCCGTCAGAATATCCAGCGTTATGAAGACTTGGGCATTGCAGTGTCTTTTAGTGAAGTTGATGTAAGAATTCCAATCGAGAATTCAAAAGCCTATGAAAGTGCTCAGGAAAATATTTATCTTATGCTTTATAAAATAGCAAGCGAAATGCCAAATGTTACAAGCTTTATTACTTGGGGAATTTCTGATAAGCATAGCTGGGTTCCTTATACTTTTCCGGGAACAGGAAATGCATTGCTTTATGATGAGGACTTTAAGCCAAAACCAGTCTATAATGAAATTCTTAAAGAATTAAAAAAATAG